A single window of Athene noctua chromosome 1, bAthNoc1.hap1.1, whole genome shotgun sequence DNA harbors:
- the LOC141974118 gene encoding uncharacterized protein LOC141974118, translated as MSSLHHNVAPVSAGGREAQLSLRLRGSQRAGEQMDQEMDNVSKREGRGNKPNFWRRCCHALRRMEEWKLAVLIFISSLFLWGLFMVVLPCASNLLSVLTMGLLAACWPRSKAKGQGSSAEEKSCPRDGRKDPIGAPSVPWEAVEGATESQTAGRRKRHEGEGWESGVGGDAASARELPHGTGDVGRDGNVGAATSSELLRSQPSSSHSSDLEELATSLMESLGGTRVCRDLLGKLKEARDRGAPSASQDIRKEYATCLECRRCLTGSCPHRSEPLPERDLPTLAAILHSVDLLVHREELQLELGMGFELVLAGETVYVWQRTHRFPEIPPERCCKKCSAPLPRSLWASESSQAPSPVLSAPGAAQGQMRAAGQDAGAPPARDREAKGSAELQPAARGESPPPTVPVCTLADMAQTPSSVAPARVSSAVGLAQPSERHEGLGQRLSRKLKRLCHVCATLRDELESCFDCECFLKWMEGSSAPSGTARGDKALPGDHQFQAKALPANTVAEA; from the exons ATGTCATCATTGCATCACAATGTGGCCCCTGTTTCAGCGGGTGGCAGGGAGGCTCAGCTGTCACTTCGACTGCGTGGGAGCCAGCGAGCAGGAGAGCAGATGGACCAGGAGATGGACAACGTCtcaaagagggagggaagaggcaaCAAGCCG AACTTCTGGAGGAGATGCTGCCACGCTCTGCGCCGGATGGAGGAGTGGAAGCTGGCTGTCCTCATCTTCATCTCGAGCCTCTTCTTGTGGGGCCTCTTCATGGTGGTGCTGCCCTGTGCCTCCAATCTGTTATCTGTCCTCACCATGGGCCTCCTCGCAGCCTGCTGGCCCAGGAGCAAGGCCAAG GGACAggggagctctgcagaggagaagagctgtCCGAGAGACGGGAGGAAGGACCCGATAG GAGCCCCCTCCGTCCCCTGGGAAGCCGTGGAAGGGGCCACCGAGAGCCAGACGGCAGG ccggaggaagcgccacgaaggagaagggtgggaaagcgGCGTCGGCGGGGACGCGGCTTCTGCGAGGGAGCTCCCCCACGGGACGGGAGACGTGGGTCGAGATGGGAACGtcggtgctgccaccagctcggagctcctcaggagccagccctcctcctcccacagcagcgacctggaggagctggccacgtccctcatggagtccctgggcgggacccgagtctgccgcgacctcctgggaaaactgaaggaggcTCGGGATCGCGGCGCTCCAAGCGCTTCCCAAGACATCCGCAAAGAATACGCCACCTGCCTGGAGTGCCGGCGGTGCCTcaccggcagctgcccgcaccgcagcgagcccctgccagagcgggacctgcccacgctggccgccatcctccacagcgtggacctgctggtgcaccgggaggagctccagctggagctgggcatgggctttgagctggtcctggctggggaaaccgTCTACGTCTGGCAGAGAACCCATCGGTTCCCCGAAATCCCCCCGGAGCGATGCTGCAAGAAGTGCAGCGCGCCTCTGCCCAGGAGCCTTTGGGCCAGCGAGAGCTCTCAGGCGCCGTCCCCCGTCCTCAGCGCCCCgggagcagcacaggggcagatGAGAGCGGCCGGGCAGGACGCGGGGGCTCCTCCTGCGAGGGATAGGGAGGCCAAAGGCAGCGCGGAGCTGCAGCCGGCTGCACGGGGCGAGTCGCCCCCCCCCACAGTCCCTGTCTGCACCCTGGCCGACATGGCACAAACACCCTCCTCTGTGGCCCCGGCCCGGGTGAGCAGCGCTGTGGGGTTGGCCCAGCCCTCGGAGAGGCACGAGGGCCTGGGGCAGCGGCTCAGCCGAAAGCTGAAGCGCCTCTGCCACGTCTGCGCCACACTGAGGGACGAACTGGAGTCTTGCTTCGACTGCGAGTGCTTCTTGAAGTGGATGGAAGGAAGTTCGGCACCCAGCGGCACCGCCCGTGGGGACAAGGCACTGCCCGGCGACCACCAGTTTCAGGCCAAAGCCCTCCCGGCCAACACGGTGGCAGAGGCGTAA